In one window of Henckelia pumila isolate YLH828 chromosome 1, ASM3356847v2, whole genome shotgun sequence DNA:
- the LOC140875570 gene encoding major pollen allergen Bet v 1-D/H-like, with product MAVVEYPVEIKVQITPKRMFKAIVTDGHHLLPKIIPHIFKSIDVLEGEGGTTGCVRQINFPDGAPFSHMKDKLEYVDAENLVVKIVLFEGPGLGDKVESVHSEHRFVESGDGGCIIKLKNQHHLKAGHSHISEEEFKDAKEHGIKFFTATEAYLVAHPDVCA from the exons ATGGCCGTCGTCGAATACCCCGTCGAAATCAAAGTTCAGATCACCCCAAAGAGGATGTTCAAGGCCATTGTAACCGATGGCCACCACCTCTTACCAAAAATAATCCCCCATATCTTCAAGAGCATCGACGTTCTCGAAGGCGAAGGCGGCACCACCGGATGCGTTAGGCAAATAAACTTCCCAGATG GTGCTCCATTCTCTCACATGAAAGACAAGCTCGAATACGTCGATGCCGAAAACCTAGTGGTGAAGATCGTTCTCTTTGAGGGACCGGGCCTCGGGGATAAGGTGGAGTCGGTGCACTCTGAACATCGTTTCGTGGAATCCGGTGACGGCGGATGCATCATCAAGTTGAAGAATCAGCATCACCTGAAGGCTGGCCACAGCCACATCTCGGAGGAAGAGTTTAAGGACGCAAAAGAACATGGCATTAAATTCTTCACCGCCACCGAGGCGTACCTCGTCGCTCATCCCGACGTTTGCGCGTAA